Genomic DNA from Nitrospira sp.:
CGCGGGAACACATCGAAGATGATGCTGCGATGTGCCGGCAAGGGACCGCTGCCTTCATCGTGCGGATCGCAAGCCTGCTCTCCGCCGGCCACAATGGTATGTTGCGCGACGCAATCACATTCCATTAGGGCGACGTTGATCAACTTCTTCACCCGCTCAGAGGTCAGCACCGCGCCGTCCAGCCAGAGTACGTTGTCGCGAATGTCGGCCCGGCGGAGACTCGCGTGCGCCGCGGCCACGGCTTTTTCGGTCGCGCGCTGCGCCGCCTCGATGTGACGGACTTCTTCGTCCGATTTCACCACTCGGCGTTCATAAAACGGCTCACGCTTCGTGCGGAGCCGATAGCCCAATTCCTGAAGTCGCTGCGCGTGGAGAAACGGGAAGGTCGGCGGCACCAGAATCTCGCGGAGCCCCGCATCCTGCAGCACAAGATGGATCACATCAATATTGCCGGGATCTTGTATGCCCAGGGACTTGGCGCGTCGCTCAAGTTCGGAATAGGACAACACGCGATCCACGGTGGCCTGATGGCGCGCCCGGTCGATCTCCAGGTCGCTCATGATCATCAGCCGCTCGCCCTTCACTTCGAGATAAATGAAGGGGTCGGGCGCGACGAACTTCGTGGCGTAATAGAGGTTCGAATCCGTTTCGCTGGCGGCAATGAAGAGGGTCGCGCTGGGGCCGGGAGTCTGGTTCTGCTCGGTGGATTGGCTCATGAGGTCGAGGCGTTCAGATATTTTTGGATGCTATCACGCGGTCCGAAGGTGGTCAAGGCGTGGCGGGCACACGCGCCGGCGGTTGCGGCATGTCGATCGGCGGCGGTGCGGATGGCGGCGTCTGAATTTCCAATGCCGGATCGAACAGCGGTTCTTTTTCTTCTTGCGGAGAGAGAATGTCGATCGGCAGCATGACCGTGTTCTTCAACAAATCGAAGGCAAGTTGCGCAACGCCGGTGAGTCCGGTGGTGAAGGACTTCATCGGCAGATAGGTGACGTCCGGGTCGTCGATCGATCCCTTGACTTGAAACAGCGCCGTCGCCAATCCCTTGCGATCCCCTGCCATCAGTCGCCCGAACAGTGGAATCGACTTTAAGAATTGCGAATAGGAGCCGAATGGACTCACCGCCCAGATCATGTCGAGTTGGTCGGTAGGCATGTCATAGCTGCCGGCCGCTGAAATCTTCAACACTGGGCTGTCCAGGATAATGTTCTGTGTTTTCACCAACCCGTTTTGCACCGTCATGGTGGCGCTGGCCCGGTTGTACTGCAAGCCCTCCTTTTCAAGATCGACCTTGCCCTGCAATACGGCCGGCAGATTCAGGATGGACAGAATTTTCCAGATGGCGCGTTTCTCCGTCTTGAGGATGCGCCCGTCCTGGAGCACAAGTTCAACCTTTCCATTCAGTGTGGGGAGAATGCCGTGCGGGTTCCGTCCGTGTCCGCGCAACGCTCCAGTCAGTTTCATGTCGCCGGTTACCGGTTGGTCGTTCGCGCCGAGCAGCGGCAGCAGCGCTTCAACAGGAATGCCCGTCATGCGCACAGAGGTTTCTGTTTCCGCCGGTTGATCTTTCGGCAAGTGCACCAGCATGCGACCTGCCGCATGCCCTGTGTTCGATTGCGTGACGACTCGGTCGAGATCCAAGAGTCCATCTTGAATCGTGAGCCGCCCCGAGAGCCCGCCGAAGCGGAGATGTTTGTAGAGGCCTTTTTCGATTGTGGCGGTGGCGCTGACTTGGCTGGTGGAGGCCAAGGTTTCCAGAAATTCGCGGATCGGCGAACGATGTCCTTTGGGAATCAGCAGGTCGAGATCCATCTGCGCCGATTCGATTTTGACGGCGATCACGGGTTTGGTCGTCCAGTTTTTGAGTGCGCCGGACAGACTTACGTCGCTGTCTTTAATGCGAAATGACAGTTGCTTGATATCGGCGATGTTTTTGGAAAACTTCAAGCGAAGGTAGATGTCTTCGACCGCGCCATCCACGCCCTTTACCGTCATCAGTCCGTTGGTGAGCGCCAGCCACCCCCCCGTGCGCCAGTTCTTCCATTCGGCATCCGATCCCTTCACGTCCATGGAGACCTCGAGATTGCCGGCCTCGAATCCGCTTCGATACACCCATTCCGGCAGGTTGGACACTGAGACGGTGCCCGTGGCCAACGAGGCGTCGATGGAAAACTGGTCGCCCAGGATGATGCGTCCCTTCAACGGGAGTCGTAACGGCGGGACAACCAGTTCGAGGCGTGAGATCACCAGGCCGATGCCTTTGGCGACATCGGCATCGAGCTCCAGGGCCGCCGGCGAGCCGTAAGGTTTTTCGCCCAGCGTCGGGAGCACGAGTTTCGCCTCGTTCAGGCCGATTTCTCCTCGTAGATGCGGTGTCCCGGAGGGGCCGGACAACTGCATTCTGGCGGTGACGGTGCCGTATAGGAGATCGTCGGGAAAGGTGCCGGCCGAGAGCATCTGACGCAGCTGCGTGGCGCTGCCCTTCGCGCGAATGACAAAATCTTGAAAGACGCTGGGGGTGCCGCCGCCGATCATGCCATTGAATTGGAGTTGGGCTTCCCCTACGTTGGCCGTGACCTGATCGAATTGCACGCCGCCGGTTTGCGAGAAGATGATCCGCCCGTGCATGGCTGTCAGCCGTTGCGGCAGCGAAGGATTCACGAGGCTCACCTGCTCCGCCAGCACCTCCCCGCCCGCGAAGGTGATGCCCTCCGGTTTGTCCAGTGGGCCGACGAGGCGGAACGTGGGGTGGGTTTGCCCTTCGATCTCACGCGATTGCGCAAGCAGCGACGTGAGCTTGTCCGCGCGAATGGTCTTGGTGAGAAATTTCACCAGATCAACCGCCGTCATGTCGCCGCCGATGTCCAGTTCCATCCAGGGCCCGTCTTCCAGGAACGAGACCACAGCCTTGCCGTCGGTGATCTTGAGGTTGCCGTAGGCGCCGCTGAGTTTGCCGACGCGGATGCGTCCCGGTTCCACCGACACGTTGGCTGAGAGATCCTGGGTCGGCACCAGGTCGTTTCCAATCAGGGCCATGCCCTTCTCGATACGGAAATCTCCGGTGAGGGACAACTGTGGGCTGGGTGCCGTGGCGCCGGTCAAGGTGGCAGAGAGGATTTCCACAGTGCCGCCCAGTTGCCGCCGTTCGACCAGCGCTGGAAGTTGTGAGTGGATCCATTGCGCCGGAATGCGCGCGAAGAGCTGGCGAAGGTCGATCGAAGGCGAGGCGAAGGTGATGGAAAATGTAGGTTGCGCGGTCAGCAGCCCGGCCATGTTGGCCTTGCCGGTGACGGCCAGCTCGTCGACATTGGCGGCGATTTCGGTGAGCACCACATCGTACCCGGCGACGCCCGGCGCCACACGAATGCGGCTGTGCAGGCTTGCGCCGCCTTGCAATTGTGGCGGGACCGGCCGGGGACCGAAAAAGTCTGCGGCCTCGCGCAATCGCAGATTCGTCGTATCGATCTCGCCCTCGAATTGAAATGCCGGATGGACCGAATAGGGCTCTTCGGCCGCCATGGTCGACGACGATTCGCTGAGGCTGATCGTTCCGGTGAGAGAAAACGACGACGGCGAGCCGGCGGCCGGAAGCGCGGCGGATACATGCAGGTCCCCCTGGGCCTTGCCCGGGTAGACCTTGAGCGCCAGTTCAACCGATTCCAGCGTGGTGGTGCGGACGCCGTCGGGTCGGGCTTCGTCGGTGACGGTGATATGCCCATTCTGGATGGTGGCCTCGCGGATTTGCAGCAGGCGGCTGAACATTTGGTAGGCCGATTCGTCTTTCGCCGCCGACGGCAACCCGGCCAACACGTTCCAATGGCCGGACCGATTGCGAATCAGGGTCACAGTCGGTTCATTGAGGAAGATGCGTTTGGCGACTACCTGTTTCTTCAGCAGCGGCAGGAGGCGTAAGACGATATCGATTTCTTTGGCGGAAAACACGACGTGGGTCGGATCATCGTGGCCGTAAATCCCGACGTTGGTGAGTTCCAGGCGAATGCTGGGCAGCACCACGAGTTTGATACGATCGACTTCGATCTTTCGACGAAGGCTAGTTTCGAGCTGCTGAAGGAAGAAATTCTTGAGGAGATCGACGCCGAACAGCTCCCGCGAATACAGAAGAAGGAGCACACCCGCCACGATCAAGCCGAGCAGCGAGAAGACCACCGTGCGGGGACGAACCCTCACTGACCCTCCTCTAAGTAGAGCAAGAACGCAGTGTACTGGATGCGTACGCGGGAAATCCATACACGGGCGTGCTTCAGAGACGTAAAACGTGAAAGGTGAAACGTGAAATGTAGCTGTGCCTTCCTTTCACATTTCAGTCGTCCGTGTACGGGGCTATAATGCGCCGGCCGTCGAACGGCGGGACACTGGGGGAATCACGAGTGGAGTTCGACACATCAGCGGCACGACCGCGTTGGGGCATTCTCGCCTTGCTCTTCGCGATCAGCGCGGTGACGTACATGGACCGGGTCAACATTTCCGTCACGGCCCGGCAGATGATGCCCGCCTACGGCATCACCGATCAGGACATGGGCTACGTCTTCTCGGCGTTCGTCTTCGGCTACGCGCTCTGCCAGATTCCCGGCGGACGTCTGGGTGATCGTTGGGGCGCACGCATCGTGTTAGCCTGCGCCCTGGTCTGGTGGTCGCTCTGTACGGTGTTGACCGCCGTGGTCGCGACGTTGCCGCTTGCGACGATGGTCGGCACCGTGGGAGCGCTGGTCATCGTGCGGTTTTTACTCGGTGTGGGCGAATCGGTGGCCCTGCCGAATTTCAATCGCGCGGTGGCCGACTGGATGCCGCCGGGACAGCGCGGGCTCGGGATCGGCATTGCCATCGGCGGCATCGGCATCGGCGCCGCCGTTACGCCTCCCCTCGCCTCCTGGGTGATGGTGAACTATCACTGGCAGTCGGTGTTTTACCTCTCGGCCTTGATCGGTCTGGTGGTGGCCTTGTTGTGGGTGCTCTGCTCGCGGGATCGGCGGAGCGGCGGGGTGGCGAAGTCGAAAAACATTCCAACGTCGGTCCCTTGGCGGACAATCTTCCGCTCCCGGTCGCTCTGGTGGCTCGTCGCGAGTTATACCTGCCTTGGCTACGTCGCCTACATCTATATGAGCTGGTTTTATCTCTACCTGGTGAATGTGCGCGGGATCGATCTCTTGCGCGGCGGCTGGCTGGCGGCGGGACCGTTCCTCGCCATCCTGCTGTTCTGTCCGCTCGGGGGCTTGATCACGGACAAGCTGGTGCCGACGCTCGGATTGCGCAAGGCCCGGCTCTCCATCGGTATGCTTGGCATGATGTTGGCCGGCGGACTGATCGCAGTTGGTGCGTGGGTGGAGTCCCAGACTCTAGCAATCGTGTGTCTCTCGCTTGGGGCCGGCTGGCTCTACTTTACCGTGGGGGCCTACTGGAGTGTGACGACGGATCTGTCAAAGACCCACGCGGGGACGTTGTCTGGGGTCATGAATACAGGGGCCAACGTAGGCGGCGTGATTTCGCCGAGCCTCACCCCCTGGCTCGCCGATCACTGGGGCTGGACGGCATCATTGGTAGTCGCCGCAGTGATTGCACTCTGCGGCGGGCTCATGTGGATCAAGGTGGATCCGACGGAGGGGCTGAGGGAGTGAGATCCCCTCAATGCTACCCCTCATCTGCTATCTCGCTTCCCCGTTTTCCTTGAGGAATACATCTCGATAGCGACTCGGCTGACTGCGCCAATACTGTTTCGGCGCCTTCACCTGACCGCCCAGATGAGCTGCCGCATGCCAAGGCCAGCGAGGATCGTAAAGGATGGCTCGCGCAAGGGCGATCATGTCCGCATCGCCTCTGCTGACGATCGCTTCGGCTTGGTCGAAGTCCGTGATCAGCCCCACGGCAATCACCGGCATCGAAACCGCCTGCTTAACCGCATGGGCGAGCGGAACCTGGTAGCCAGGGCCGACAGGAATCTGCTGGCGCGGATCGAGCCCGCCGCTACTGATATGAATCGCCGCGCACCCGCGTGCCTCTAGGGCCTTGGCGAACACAATGGTCTGCTCAATGTCCCAGCCGCCTTCGACCCAGTCGGTACCGGACACACGAACTGTGACAGGCCGATCAGACCGGAATGCGGCACGCACGGCATCAAACACTTCGAGCGGAAATCGCATGCGATGTTCGAGGCGACCACCGTACTCGTCTTCCCGGCGGTTCGAAAGCGGCGACAGGAACTCGTGGAGCAGATATCCATGGGCGACATGAATCTGCACTCCGTCGAGGCCAAGCCGCGCAGCGCGCCTGGCTGAAGCGGCGAACGATTCGCGGATGCGTTCCATAGCGGAGGGATCCAATGCTCTCGGCGGATGCTCGCCGCTTGCAAACGGGATTGGCGACGGGGCGACTGTCTGCCATCCATGCTTGTGGTCGGGATGAAATTGTTCTCCTCCCTCCCATGGAACATCGGTCGACGCTTTTCGGCCTGCATGGGCCAGTTGGATGACGAGAGGAATATCCGACCAACGGCGGATGCTCTCGATCGTGCGTGCTATGGCAGCTTCAGTGGCATCGTTCCATAGCCCTGTATCGGCATAGGTGATGCGTCCTTCGGGCTCAACGGCGGTAGCTTCGATCGTGAGCGCCGCTGCTCCGGAGAGGGCGAGGTGGCCCAGGTGAATCAGATGCCAATCGGTCATGTGCCCGTCGACCGCCGAATATTGGCACATTGGCGCAATGACGATCCGGTTACTCAGCGTGAGCCCGCCGAATTGTATTGGTTCAAAAAGCTTTGGGGTCATTCCTGCTCCATCCTCTGTAGGTAGCTATATCCTAGGAGGTATCTGCTTCGGACTGCGTCGTCACCACTCACGCCCGGTTGACTTCAGCCGGTTGCGGCACGCCTGAACTATCGAGCTGGTAGGCGTAGGCTTCTTTCATCTGCACATTGCCGCTGTCGGTGTAGATGAAGAGGCGATGGCCGTCGGTCCTAGTTTTGACAAGGCCATAGGCGGTGCGGCTGAAGCCGAAGAACGGCCCGCGTTTTTTTGCGGCTTTGTCGTCTTGCAGGAGGCTGGGTCCTTCGGTTTGGAAAAAGGCCACCAACTCAGTGACGAAGATGAGCGGCTCCGGCACGCGCGACCATTTGCCGAGGGCGCCCATGAGCGTGGCACGCGGATGGATGTACTCTTTGCGCGCGCTTTCGTCGCCGCTCGACACCACGCTGACGATGGGCGACACCGATTGAATGAACGCGCCCGAGAAATCCGCCGAGCCGTGATGCGGCACCTTGAAGACTTCGGATCGCAAGTTGAGCGTGCCCTTGTTGTGTTCGCGGGCGAGGAAGCGGCTGGCTTCGTCGTTCAAGTCGCCAGAAAACAAAAAGCTGAACCCGCCGTAGCTTAACCGCAGCACAATGGAATGACCGTTGATGGTATGGGCGGCGGAATGGCCGGTGAAGCCCTCGTCGTTGTCGTTGAGCGAATCATGCCCGATGCGTGGGCCTTTCGGCGGTTCACCGAGGAAGCGCAACGCCGGTCTTCCGTCCACATCACGCGTGATCGGTCCGAATACGTCGATGCGCATGTCGTCTCGATTGAAAAACTGAAAGGCCTGGCTGTCGCCGAGTTGCAGGCGTCGGAAACTGACGGGGCTGCGGCCATTGTAGGTGGCGAGGGTCTGTTTCCATTCCTTGAACGGCTCGTTCATTTCCTTGTCG
This window encodes:
- a CDS encoding aminopeptidase P family protein encodes the protein MSQSTEQNQTPGPSATLFIAASETDSNLYYATKFVAPDPFIYLEVKGERLMIMSDLEIDRARHQATVDRVLSYSELERRAKSLGIQDPGNIDVIHLVLQDAGLREILVPPTFPFLHAQRLQELGYRLRTKREPFYERRVVKSDEEVRHIEAAQRATEKAVAAAHASLRRADIRDNVLWLDGAVLTSERVKKLINVALMECDCVAQHTIVAGGEQACDPHDEGSGPLPAHRSIIFDVFPRSADSRYFADMSRTVVRGRPSPELTKLYQTVKDAQEEAITKIRDGADGAVIHQGICNRFEQAGYKTGLVNGRMQGYFHGTGHGVGLDIHEAPRISRTGSLLQEGHVVTVEPGLYYPGLGAVRIEDMVLVTKDGCRNLTNYPKVFDLG
- a CDS encoding AsmA-like C-terminal domain-containing protein → MRVRPRTVVFSLLGLIVAGVLLLLYSRELFGVDLLKNFFLQQLETSLRRKIEVDRIKLVVLPSIRLELTNVGIYGHDDPTHVVFSAKEIDIVLRLLPLLKKQVVAKRIFLNEPTVTLIRNRSGHWNVLAGLPSAAKDESAYQMFSRLLQIREATIQNGHITVTDEARPDGVRTTTLESVELALKVYPGKAQGDLHVSAALPAAGSPSSFSLTGTISLSESSSTMAAEEPYSVHPAFQFEGEIDTTNLRLREAADFFGPRPVPPQLQGGASLHSRIRVAPGVAGYDVVLTEIAANVDELAVTGKANMAGLLTAQPTFSITFASPSIDLRQLFARIPAQWIHSQLPALVERRQLGGTVEILSATLTGATAPSPQLSLTGDFRIEKGMALIGNDLVPTQDLSANVSVEPGRIRVGKLSGAYGNLKITDGKAVVSFLEDGPWMELDIGGDMTAVDLVKFLTKTIRADKLTSLLAQSREIEGQTHPTFRLVGPLDKPEGITFAGGEVLAEQVSLVNPSLPQRLTAMHGRIIFSQTGGVQFDQVTANVGEAQLQFNGMIGGGTPSVFQDFVIRAKGSATQLRQMLSAGTFPDDLLYGTVTARMQLSGPSGTPHLRGEIGLNEAKLVLPTLGEKPYGSPAALELDADVAKGIGLVISRLELVVPPLRLPLKGRIILGDQFSIDASLATGTVSVSNLPEWVYRSGFEAGNLEVSMDVKGSDAEWKNWRTGGWLALTNGLMTVKGVDGAVEDIYLRLKFSKNIADIKQLSFRIKDSDVSLSGALKNWTTKPVIAVKIESAQMDLDLLIPKGHRSPIREFLETLASTSQVSATATIEKGLYKHLRFGGLSGRLTIQDGLLDLDRVVTQSNTGHAAGRMLVHLPKDQPAETETSVRMTGIPVEALLPLLGANDQPVTGDMKLTGALRGHGRNPHGILPTLNGKVELVLQDGRILKTEKRAIWKILSILNLPAVLQGKVDLEKEGLQYNRASATMTVQNGLVKTQNIILDSPVLKISAAGSYDMPTDQLDMIWAVSPFGSYSQFLKSIPLFGRLMAGDRKGLATALFQVKGSIDDPDVTYLPMKSFTTGLTGVAQLAFDLLKNTVMLPIDILSPQEEKEPLFDPALEIQTPPSAPPPIDMPQPPARVPATP
- a CDS encoding MFS transporter, translated to MRRPSNGGTLGESRVEFDTSAARPRWGILALLFAISAVTYMDRVNISVTARQMMPAYGITDQDMGYVFSAFVFGYALCQIPGGRLGDRWGARIVLACALVWWSLCTVLTAVVATLPLATMVGTVGALVIVRFLLGVGESVALPNFNRAVADWMPPGQRGLGIGIAIGGIGIGAAVTPPLASWVMVNYHWQSVFYLSALIGLVVALLWVLCSRDRRSGGVAKSKNIPTSVPWRTIFRSRSLWWLVASYTCLGYVAYIYMSWFYLYLVNVRGIDLLRGGWLAAGPFLAILLFCPLGGLITDKLVPTLGLRKARLSIGMLGMMLAGGLIAVGAWVESQTLAIVCLSLGAGWLYFTVGAYWSVTTDLSKTHAGTLSGVMNTGANVGGVISPSLTPWLADHWGWTASLVVAAVIALCGGLMWIKVDPTEGLRE
- a CDS encoding NADH:flavin oxidoreductase/NADH oxidase; its protein translation is MTPKLFEPIQFGGLTLSNRIVIAPMCQYSAVDGHMTDWHLIHLGHLALSGAAALTIEATAVEPEGRITYADTGLWNDATEAAIARTIESIRRWSDIPLVIQLAHAGRKASTDVPWEGGEQFHPDHKHGWQTVAPSPIPFASGEHPPRALDPSAMERIRESFAASARRAARLGLDGVQIHVAHGYLLHEFLSPLSNRREDEYGGRLEHRMRFPLEVFDAVRAAFRSDRPVTVRVSGTDWVEGGWDIEQTIVFAKALEARGCAAIHISSGGLDPRQQIPVGPGYQVPLAHAVKQAVSMPVIAVGLITDFDQAEAIVSRGDADMIALARAILYDPRWPWHAAAHLGGQVKAPKQYWRSQPSRYRDVFLKENGEAR
- a CDS encoding MBL fold metallo-hydrolase, with translation MPDTAVLNVDLADVWEERGRKGYIRTIAWGDEITVVKQAATYIEVSITVFREKPDGSILPESISGYIEPTKSSGIKIADLVRPAADNKVLKVNFVDVQQGDGMVIESPDGKVILIDGGDNQMFARYLAGRFRNTSLQQPKTIDCIVVTHGDADHFAGLSEILKSETNKVKRKQLFMQPQRVYHNGLVKRPTSINNKAVPDTKLLGPTKTVDGQLYLTGLEENLLDVDDKEMNEPFKEWKQTLATYNGRSPVSFRRLQLGDSQAFQFFNRDDMRIDVFGPITRDVDGRPALRFLGEPPKGPRIGHDSLNDNDEGFTGHSAAHTINGHSIVLRLSYGGFSFLFSGDLNDEASRFLAREHNKGTLNLRSEVFKVPHHGSADFSGAFIQSVSPIVSVVSSGDESARKEYIHPRATLMGALGKWSRVPEPLIFVTELVAFFQTEGPSLLQDDKAAKKRGPFFGFSRTAYGLVKTRTDGHRLFIYTDSGNVQMKEAYAYQLDSSGVPQPAEVNRA